In Streptomyces sp. NBC_00344, the genomic window CCGTCCGGCGAACGCGAGCTGGGGCACGGTGAACGCCACCATGGACATCGCGGCGGCCCGGCACGCCCTGACCACGGCCGCAGCGCACGCCCCCGGCCATCCCGACGCCGGGCGATGGCGCGCCATCGCCGGGAATCTCCCGGACTACCGGGTGAACGAGGACGGGGCGCTTGCCGAGTGGGCCTGGCCGGGTCTGGCGGAGAACTACCACCACCGTCATCTCAGCCACCTCTATCCCGTCTGGCCGCTGGACGAGATCAACCCCTACGACACTCCCGCGCTCGCCGGCGCCGCGCGCCGGGCGCTCGAGCTGCGTGGCCCCGAGAACGACTCCGCCCACGGCCATCTGCACCGCGCCCTGATCGCCGCCAGGCTGCGCGATGCCGGCGCGGTCGCCCGCGCACTGGGCGCGGTGCTCGGCGGCGACTTCTTCCACGACTCGCTGATGAGCTCGCACTATCCGGCACGTGACGTCTTCAACGCCGATGCCGCGCATGCCCTGCCCGCGGTACTCGTCGAGATGCTGCTGCAGTCCACACCGTCCCGGCTCGTACTCCTTCCCGCGCTCCCCCCGGAGCTTCGGGAGGGCGAACTCCGCGGTGTGTGCACCAGGTTCGGCGCATCCGCCGATCTGACCTGGTGCGACGGACGGGCGACAGCCGTGCTCCGCCCCAGCCGGACCGTACGGGTGGATCTGCGCGTCGGCGAAGGTCTGACGGTCACAGGGCCGCTTCCCACCGAACCCCCCGCCGGCACCCCGGAGGTCCTGCTGGACCTGACGGCCGGCGTGGACTGCGTCCTCAGCCTGGGGCCGCAGTAGTTTCCCCCCACCATGGAAGGAACACCCATGGCACGTCGTACTCCCGGCACACTCCTGGCCGCCCCCTTGGCAGCCCTGGCCGCGCTGATCGGTTTCGCCGCCGCCCCGGCGCAGGCAGCCGTCTGGTCCTCGTCCGACCAGTGGGGCTCCTACACCACACCGGACGGCTACACCCTCTACAACGACATCTGGGGTTCGGGCGCCGGCACCCAGACCATCTGGGCCAACTCGTCCGCCAACTGGGGCGTCTCGGCCGACCACCCGAACACCGGTGGCATCAAGGCGTATCCCAACGCCAAGAAGGTGATCGGCAAAGCGATCTCCTCGCTGGCCTCCCTCACCAGCACCTACAACGTCACCGTCCCGTCATCCGGCGCCTACAACACCTCGTACGACATCTGGGACGACGACTACGCCAACGAGATCATGCTGTGGGTCAACTACAACGGTGCAGTGGGCCCGCTCGGCAGCTCCGTCGGCACGGTGACGCTCGGCTCGGACACCTGGACGGTGTATGTGGGGAGCAACGGCGCCAACAACGTGTACTCGTTCCTGCGTACCTCGGACTCCACGGCGGGATCGGTCAACATTCTGTCGGTACTCAAGTGGCTCAAGGACACCAAGGGGTACATCGGCAACGAGACCATCGGCGATGTGCAGTTCGGCTATGAGATCACGTCGTCACCGGGTGGTCTGAACTTCACGACCAACGGCTTCAGCGTCTCGTCGGGCTGAGCGACCGCGGGAGGCGCGGCCCGCCCGTCCCGGCAGGCGGCCACGCCTCCCGCACCGGCCGCTCAGCCCGCCGCGGGCGCCGGGCCGGAACTGGCGCGGATGGTGAGCTCCGGCTTCAGCAGCTCGATTTCGTCCGCGGCCCGGCCCTGGAGCTTGGCGACGATCTGCTCGACGGCTCGTCTGCCCATCTCCTGGGCGGGAATGGCGACGGATGTGACGCTCACCGATGCCTGGACGGCGACCTGCTCGGGGCAGATCGCCACGACCGAGACATCCTCGGGGATCGCCCTGCCCTGTTGTCTGAGCAGATTGAGCAGCGGCTCGACCGCGGCCTCGTTCTGCACGATGAAGCCGGTGGTGCCGGGGCGTTCGTCGAAAATCCGCGCCAGGGTCCCCGCCATCGCCGCAAAGCCGCCCTCACAGGGCCGGTGCAGCACCCGTACGCCGAGATCACGGGCGCGCGAGCGGATCCCTTCCACGGTCCGTTCGGCGAAGCCGGTGTGCCGCTCATACACCGCGGCAGCCTCGCCGATCACCGCGAGCTCGCGGTGACCGAGGCCGGCCAGATGCTCCACACAGAGTGTGCCGGTGGCCGCGAAATCGAGATCCACGCAGGTGAGACCGGTCGTGTCGGCGGGCAGTCCGATAAGCACTCCCGGGCGTTCGGACTCACGCAGCAGGGGGAGTCGTTCGTCATGCAGCTGCACATCCATGAGGATCATGGCGTCCGCGAGCGAACTGCCGGCGATCCTCCGTACCGCTTCCGGGCCCTCCTCCCCCGTCAGCAGCAGGACGTCGAAGCCGTGCGCGCGGGCCGTGGTGGCCACGGCGATGGCGATCTCCATCATCACCGGCACATATATGTCGGTGCGCAGCGGCACCATCAGCGCGATGATGTTGGAGCGGCTGCTGGCGAGCGCGCGGGCACCCGCGTTGGGGTGGTAACCGAGCTCCCGGATGCTCAGCTCGACGCGTTCACGGGTGGGAGTGGAGATGGATCGTTTCCCGCTGAGAACGTAGCTCACCGTGCTGGCGGAGACTCCGGCGTGCCGGGCGACTTCGGCAAGGGTGACCATTCGGCTCTCCAAGAGACGATCAGCGAAGCGCTTCGAACATCAGTGTGCGTGTATGACATGCAACAGAATGCCGACACTAGACGTCCAGCCGTCCGCTGTCCAGGTAGGTGTCGAAGCGCTTCGACACCTCATGACGTCGGCGGAGTGACGGACATCACCCCTGCCGGGTGCACGGATGTGCGCGTGAGTTCGTCTCACCTTCCAGGAGCAGGCTTACCTGCCGAACCGTTTGGAGGGTGCCAGACCATGCCGTACGCCGTCGAACAAGCCGTCGAGGCTCGCCTGGTCGCGTCCGCACCCCGAATGGAGACCGTCCCCACCACCCTGCGCTACGACGTCAAGGACCCCTTCGCGGTCAGTGTGGACTTCCCGCCGCAGGCCACGCTCGAAGGCGTCGAGGTCTCCTGGGCCTTCGCCCGCGAGCTGCTGGCGGCCGGCGTCTCGGCACCGGCCGGTATGGGCGACGTACGGATCCGCCCGTTCGGCTACGAACGGACCGTCCTGGAGTTCCACGCCCGCGAGGGCATCGCGATGGTGCACATCCACACCGCCGAACTGCGCCACTTCCTCGAGAAGACCGAGGCACTCGTACCCGCCGGGCACGAACAGAGTGTCCTGGATCTCGACCGGAGCGTCGCCGAACTGCTGCGCGACGGCCGCTGACCGCACGGCACGGAAGTAAATAGGCTGGCAACCGCCCCGAGACGGTTCTACTCTGTGATGGCCCTGTTGTCGTTGATCGGAGTAGGACATTGCGCTACTGAGGTCTTGAGACACCGTGCCGTGCAGTGACCACACCTGCGCGCACCGCGTGTGACCTCGGTATTCGAGCTGTCCTCCCGGACCAGGGCGTTCGCTGCGCCCCGGCGGTGTCTCCACCCGTTGCCCCCTGCCGTTCCCAGCAACCGGGAGACCCGTATGTCAACCCATCCCTCCTCGCACATCTCCTGCACCGCGCTTTCCTTCTCCTGGCCGGACGGAACGTCCGTGTTCGAGGACTTCCAGCTCGCGGTCGGGGCGGGCCGCTCCGGTCTGATCGGGGTCAACGGCTCCGGCAAGTCGACACTGCTGAAGCTGATCGCCGGTGAGCTCGCCCCGTCAGCGGGAACGGTGCGCAGCACCGGCGTGATCGGGTACCTCCCGCAGAATCTGGTGCTCGACACCGGGCTCCGGGTGGACCAGGCCCTGGGTATCGCCCGCACGCGCGCCGCGCTGCACGCGATCGAGGCCGGCGATGTACGCGAGGAGCACTTCACCGCGGTCGGCGACGACTGGGACGTCGAGGAACGCGCACACGCCGTCCTCGGTCAGCTCGGGCTCGGCACCATCGGCCTGGACCGGACCGTGGGCGAGGTGTCGGGCGGTGAGTCCGTGCTGCTGCGGCTGGCCGCGTTGCTGCTGACCCGGCCGGACGTCCTCCTGCTCGACGAGCCGACCAACAACCTCGACCTGTACGCCCGCAGGCGGCTCTACTCGGCGGTCGACGGGTGGTCCGGAGTCATGATGGTGGTGAGCCACGACCGCGAACTTCTGGAAAGGGTCGACCAGATCGCCGATCTGCGCGACGGCGAGGTCCGCTGGTACGGCGGGAGGCTCTCGGCGTACGAGGAGGCGCTCGCCGTGGAGCGGGAGGCCGCCGAGCGCATGGTGCGGGTGGCCGAGGCCGATGTGCAGAAACAGAAACGTGAACTGGCCGAAGCGCAGATCAAACTGGCCCGCCGCAAGCGCTACGGACAGAAGATGTCGGACAACAAGCGTGAGCCGAAGATCGTGATGGGCGCACGCAAACGTGCCGCCCAGGAGTCCGCGGGAAAGCATCGCATCATGCACGCCGAGAAGCTCGGCGAGGCGAAGGACCGCCTCCACGAGGCGGTGGACGCGGTGCGGGACGACGACGAGATCAGGATCGAACTGCCGCACACCAGGGTGCATCCCGGCCGGAGCGTACTGACCCTGCGGGATCTCCGGTTGCCGTACGGGAATGGCCTCGAAGGGGAGTTCACCGTGCGCGGACCGGAGCGGATCGCTCTGGTCGGCCGCAACGGCGCGGGCAAGACGACGCTGCTGCGGACGATCGCGGGGCGGCTGGAGCCGGTATCGGGGGAGGCATTGGTCCATGTCCCGCTCCGGTTCCTTCCGCAGCGTCTCGATGTCCTCGACGATGCGCTGAGCGTGGTGGAGAACGTCGCGCGCAACGCGCCGGAGGCGAGCAACAACCTCATCCGGGCACGGCTCGCCCGCTTTCTGTTCAAGGGGACCCGCGCCGATCAGCCGGCCGGGACGCTGTCCGGCGGCGAGCGCTTCCGAGCGGCACTTGCCGCGCTGCTGCTCGCGGAGCCCGCGCCGCAGCTGCTGATGCTCGACGAGCCGACCAACAACCTGGACATGGCCAGTGTCCGGCAGCTCTCGGCCGCCCTCGAGTCGTACGAGGGGGCACTGATCGTGGCCGGTCACGATCAGCCGTTCCTGGAGTCGATCGGTATCACCCGGTGGCTGACGCTCGGCAGTGACCCGATGACGGTGACCGGAGGCGAGGAGGACCGGGGGTGACCGGGGATTCCGCTCGGCAGCGATGCGGGCCATGATGGGCGCGGCCTTCATGGCCGCTCGTGCCGCCCCGACCTGGAGACCTGTTCGTGCCCAGCAGAAGAGCTTTGATCCGCCGGCCGAGTCCGCGCCTCGCAGAAGGCCTGGTCACGCATATCGAGCGCACACCGGTCGACTACGCACTGGCCCTGGAACAGTGGGGCCGGTATGCGGAGGTCCTGCGCTCGAACGGCTGGGAGACTCTGGAAGCCGCGCCCGCCGAGGACTGTCCGGACGGCGTGTTCGTCGAGGACACCGTGGTGATGTTCCGGAACGTGGCGCTCATCGCCCGCTCGGGCGCGGAGTCCCGCAGACCGGAGACCATCGCGGTCGAACAGGCTCTGGCGGGGCTCGGCTGCTCGGTCAACTGGGTGTGGGAGCCGGGCACCCTGGACGGCGGCGATGTGCTCAAGATCGGCGACACGCTCTACGTGGGGCGCGGCGGCCGGACCAACGCGGCCGGCATCCAGCAGCTGCGAGCCGCCTTCGAGCCGCTCGGCGCGCGAGTCGTCGCCGTGCCCACGGCCAAGGTGCTGCATCTCAAATCGGCGGTCACCGCGCTGCCCGACGCCACCGTGATCGGGTACGAACCACTCGTGGACACGCCGTCGGTGTTTCCGGGGTTTCTGCCGGTGCCGGAGGAGTCGGGAGCACATGTGGTCCTGCTGGGGGGCGCCAAACTGCTGATGGCGGCCAGCGCACCGAAGACCGCCGAACTGTTCGCGGATCTGGGTTATGAACCGTGTCCGGTGGACATCAGCGAGTACGAGAAGCTCGAAGGCTGCGTGACTTGTCTCTCCGTACGCCTGCGTGACCTGTACGCATAACGGAGCGTAGCGGTACATTTCGGAAACGGGGGTTGGCGCAGCCTTACTGCCGCCTTAACCTACGGACACGTAACCTACGAATCCGTAGGTAACACTCCCGTCCCCAGGAGCACCCGTGACGATCACCTCTCCCCACCTCGGCAGTTCGGAAGCGTGGACCGACGCCCGACTGCTGTATGCGCTGGAAGAGGTGGTGGAGAAGGAACTCAACCGCCATCTCAAGGTCGCCAAGGACTGGATGCCGCACGAGTACGTGCCGTTCAGTGACGGCCGCAACTTCCCCGGTCTTTTCGACGACGGAAAGGCGTGGGAGCCGGAGCAGTCGAAGGTCACCGACATCGGCAAGACCGCGCTGGTCGTGAACCTGCTGACCGAGGACAACCTCCCCAGCTACCACCACGAGATCGCCTCCCTCTTCGGACGGGACGGTGCGTGGGGCACCTGGGTACACCGCTGGACCGCCGAGGAGGGCCGCCACGGCATCGTGATGCGGGACTACCTGCTGACCTCGCGGGCCGTCGACCCGGACAAGCTGGAGCAGTTCCGGATGGCGCACATGGCCGAGGGCTTCGAGTCGGACAACCGCCACTCGATGCTGCACTCCGTGGCGTATGTGGCCTTCCAGGAGCTCGCCACCCGCGTCTCGCACCGGAACACCGGCCACCAGTCCGGCGACCCCGTCTGCGACCGGATGCTGTCGCGTATCGCGACCGACGAGAACCTGCACATGGTCTTCTACCGCAATCTGCTCGGCGCGGCTTTCGAGATCGCCCCCGATCTGACCATGCAGTCGGTACGTGACGTGGTCGTCGACTTCCGGATGCCCGGCCACGGGATGCCCGGCTTCGAGCGGGCCGCCGCCCAGATGGCCATCGGTGAGATCTACAACATGCGGATCCACCACGACGACGTACTCCAGCCGGTACTGCGTTACCTCAAGGTCCTGGAGATCGAGGGTCTCGGCCCGGAGGGCCTGAAGGCGCAGGAAGAGCTGGGCCTGTACATGGGCGGCCTGGACGCGGAGGCCGCCAAGTTCGACGAGAAGCTGGCGGCCCGCAAGGCGCGGATGGCTGCCCGGCGCGCCGCCGCCTCGTAGGTATTCGCGAGTCTCCGCCGCCGGCGCCCCGCGCCGCCACTCGTATGCCGCCACCCCGGCGGGTGCCGCATCGCGGACATCGGCCGGGGTGGCGGCCCAGTGCTCCTGCGGGACAGCCCAGATGCCCTGCGGCGCCATGGCCTCTGCCCGGGTCCCTGGTGCCACCCCCTGCCCGCTGCGGCACGCGCTCGCACGCCGTCAGTGGCCGGCGTCCTCGCGGATCAGCTCGGCGGCCCGCTCCGCGATGGCGACGGTCGGTGCGTGAGTGTGCCCCCTGGTGATCGAGGGCATCACCGAGGCATCCACCACGCGCAGCCCGTCCACACCCCTCACCCGGAGCCGCGGATCCGTCACCGCTGCCGGGTCGGCGCCCATCCGGCAGGTGCCCACCGGGTGGTACAGCGTCTCCGCGCCCGACCGGATCGACTCGGCGAGACGGGCGTCGCCGACCGTGCCGGGATACGCCGCCATCGGCCCGTCGACGTGCTGCGCCAGCTCCGGGCCCGCGAACAGCTCCTCCGCCCTGCGTACCCCGGCGGTCAGACAGCGCAGATCTGCCGCCGATTCCAGATATCCGGGGTCGATGCGGGGACCGGATCCGGCATCCGGTCCCGACAGGGTGATCCGTCCCCTGCTCTGCGGCTGCAGCAGAACCACTCCGATGGTGACGCCGTGCTCCGTGGGCACCTCGAGCCCGTGATTGACAAAGGGAGCCGGGGCGAAGATCAGTTCGATGTCCGGCGCCGCCAGTCCGGGCGAGCTGCGCACGAAGGCCACGGCCTCGGCGATGTTCGAGGTGAGCGGACCCCGGCGGGTCAGCAGGAACCGGCCCAGGTTGGCGAGCGAGTCCGCGCCGGTGAGGGTGACCGGCCGTGGACAGTGCATCGTCACCGCGTACGCCAGATGGTCCTGGAGGTGACGGCCCACGTCGGGTGACGCGACGCGCACCTCGATATCCGACTCCCGCAGCAGGTCGGGGTCCCCGATGCCATTGCTCAGCAGCAGTTGCGGAGAGCCGATCGCGCCCGCGCTGAGAATCACTTCCCGCCCGGCCGTCAGCCTGCCGGCTGCCCCGGCGGCCACGACCCCGGTGGCCCGGACACCGTCGAACGTGATGCGGTGCACCGTGGCACCAGTGAAGACGTCGAGGTTCCTGCGACGCCTCGCCGGTTTCAGATACCCCGCCGCCGCACTCCAGCGGCGCCCGCCCCGCTGGTTGAGGGGTGTGACGGCGCAACCGCTGTGGTCGGGGGTGTTGAGCTCGGGAAGCTCAGGAAGCCCGGCGGCTGTGCATGCCTCGATGAAGGCGCCCGTCAGCGGATTCGGGTCCCGGGGCGGCGAGATATGGAGAGGGCCTCCGGTGCCGTAGACGGACCCGGCGGGGCGCGGGCCCGTCCAGTGTTCCGCGCGCCGGAAATAAGGGAGGAGCCTGTCGTAACCCCACTCCGGACCCGCCGCCTCACCCCATGCGTCGTAGTCATCACGGTGGCCGCGGACCCACATCATGGCGTTCATGGACGACGAGCCGCCGAGGGTACGGCC contains:
- a CDS encoding LacI family DNA-binding transcriptional regulator: MVTLAEVARHAGVSASTVSYVLSGKRSISTPTRERVELSIRELGYHPNAGARALASSRSNIIALMVPLRTDIYVPVMMEIAIAVATTARAHGFDVLLLTGEEGPEAVRRIAGSSLADAMILMDVQLHDERLPLLRESERPGVLIGLPADTTGLTCVDLDFAATGTLCVEHLAGLGHRELAVIGEAAAVYERHTGFAERTVEGIRSRARDLGVRVLHRPCEGGFAAMAGTLARIFDERPGTTGFIVQNEAAVEPLLNLLRQQGRAIPEDVSVVAICPEQVAVQASVSVTSVAIPAQEMGRRAVEQIVAKLQGRAADEIELLKPELTIRASSGPAPAAG
- a CDS encoding acyl-ACP desaturase, whose protein sequence is MTITSPHLGSSEAWTDARLLYALEEVVEKELNRHLKVAKDWMPHEYVPFSDGRNFPGLFDDGKAWEPEQSKVTDIGKTALVVNLLTEDNLPSYHHEIASLFGRDGAWGTWVHRWTAEEGRHGIVMRDYLLTSRAVDPDKLEQFRMAHMAEGFESDNRHSMLHSVAYVAFQELATRVSHRNTGHQSGDPVCDRMLSRIATDENLHMVFYRNLLGAAFEIAPDLTMQSVRDVVVDFRMPGHGMPGFERAAAQMAIGEIYNMRIHHDDVLQPVLRYLKVLEIEGLGPEGLKAQEELGLYMGGLDAEAAKFDEKLAARKARMAARRAAAS
- a CDS encoding GMC family oxidoreductase — translated: MSGTGTAYDYVIVGAGSAGCVLAARLSEDPGVRVALLESGGRDRKPEIRIPAAFPKLFKSPYDWDFSTVKQAALGGRELYWPRGRTLGGSSSMNAMMWVRGHRDDYDAWGEAAGPEWGYDRLLPYFRRAEHWTGPRPAGSVYGTGGPLHISPPRDPNPLTGAFIEACTAAGLPELPELNTPDHSGCAVTPLNQRGGRRWSAAAGYLKPARRRRNLDVFTGATVHRITFDGVRATGVVAAGAAGRLTAGREVILSAGAIGSPQLLLSNGIGDPDLLRESDIEVRVASPDVGRHLQDHLAYAVTMHCPRPVTLTGADSLANLGRFLLTRRGPLTSNIAEAVAFVRSSPGLAAPDIELIFAPAPFVNHGLEVPTEHGVTIGVVLLQPQSRGRITLSGPDAGSGPRIDPGYLESAADLRCLTAGVRRAEELFAGPELAQHVDGPMAAYPGTVGDARLAESIRSGAETLYHPVGTCRMGADPAAVTDPRLRVRGVDGLRVVDASVMPSITRGHTHAPTVAIAERAAELIREDAGH
- a CDS encoding ABC-F family ATP-binding cassette domain-containing protein, encoding MSTHPSSHISCTALSFSWPDGTSVFEDFQLAVGAGRSGLIGVNGSGKSTLLKLIAGELAPSAGTVRSTGVIGYLPQNLVLDTGLRVDQALGIARTRAALHAIEAGDVREEHFTAVGDDWDVEERAHAVLGQLGLGTIGLDRTVGEVSGGESVLLRLAALLLTRPDVLLLDEPTNNLDLYARRRLYSAVDGWSGVMMVVSHDRELLERVDQIADLRDGEVRWYGGRLSAYEEALAVEREAAERMVRVAEADVQKQKRELAEAQIKLARRKRYGQKMSDNKREPKIVMGARKRAAQESAGKHRIMHAEKLGEAKDRLHEAVDAVRDDDEIRIELPHTRVHPGRSVLTLRDLRLPYGNGLEGEFTVRGPERIALVGRNGAGKTTLLRTIAGRLEPVSGEALVHVPLRFLPQRLDVLDDALSVVENVARNAPEASNNLIRARLARFLFKGTRADQPAGTLSGGERFRAALAALLLAEPAPQLLMLDEPTNNLDMASVRQLSAALESYEGALIVAGHDQPFLESIGITRWLTLGSDPMTVTGGEEDRG
- a CDS encoding SsgA family sporulation/cell division regulator; the protein is MPYAVEQAVEARLVASAPRMETVPTTLRYDVKDPFAVSVDFPPQATLEGVEVSWAFARELLAAGVSAPAGMGDVRIRPFGYERTVLEFHAREGIAMVHIHTAELRHFLEKTEALVPAGHEQSVLDLDRSVAELLRDGR
- a CDS encoding GH12 family glycosyl hydrolase domain-containing protein; its protein translation is MARRTPGTLLAAPLAALAALIGFAAAPAQAAVWSSSDQWGSYTTPDGYTLYNDIWGSGAGTQTIWANSSANWGVSADHPNTGGIKAYPNAKKVIGKAISSLASLTSTYNVTVPSSGAYNTSYDIWDDDYANEIMLWVNYNGAVGPLGSSVGTVTLGSDTWTVYVGSNGANNVYSFLRTSDSTAGSVNILSVLKWLKDTKGYIGNETIGDVQFGYEITSSPGGLNFTTNGFSVSSG
- the ddaH gene encoding dimethylargininase produces the protein MPSRRALIRRPSPRLAEGLVTHIERTPVDYALALEQWGRYAEVLRSNGWETLEAAPAEDCPDGVFVEDTVVMFRNVALIARSGAESRRPETIAVEQALAGLGCSVNWVWEPGTLDGGDVLKIGDTLYVGRGGRTNAAGIQQLRAAFEPLGARVVAVPTAKVLHLKSAVTALPDATVIGYEPLVDTPSVFPGFLPVPEESGAHVVLLGGAKLLMAASAPKTAELFADLGYEPCPVDISEYEKLEGCVTCLSVRLRDLYA